One genomic segment of Verrucomicrobiota bacterium includes these proteins:
- a CDS encoding CCA tRNA nucleotidyltransferase, translated as MDAQLATVATEIARRIQQAGFAAYWVGGCVRDFLLGREPRDYDVATNATPELIERLFLKTIPVGRQFGVVLVLEQGFEFQVATFRSESGYTDGRHPGQVTFGDPAADASRRDFTVNGLYYDPGQKVLHDWVGGEADLKSRVLRAIGNPAERFAEDHLRLLRAVRLAAQLGFEIEPATLAAVKQNPERVMRVSAERIRDELLKLFCPPHAARGLDLLRETGLLAHVLPEIAATIECAQSPQYHPEGSVYNHIRLMLSNLPAECPAMLPWAVLLHDVAKPVTATRDEVTGQHHFYTHEKVGAEMTETILRRLRFSNQEIADVKICVYHHMQFKDAREMRKSSLRRMLMRPTFPLELELHKLDCLGSHQGLELYDFLKTQQAELAQQPEVLPPLLTGHDLQSLGLKPGPAMGRVMAELREKQLQDELKTAEEARAWVLAQKTTAASLSP; from the coding sequence ATGGATGCACAGCTCGCAACCGTAGCCACCGAGATCGCCCGGCGCATTCAGCAAGCCGGCTTTGCGGCCTATTGGGTAGGCGGCTGCGTCCGTGATTTCCTCCTTGGTCGCGAACCCCGCGACTACGACGTCGCCACGAATGCCACACCCGAGCTAATCGAACGTCTTTTCCTCAAGACCATCCCGGTGGGGCGTCAGTTCGGCGTGGTGCTGGTTTTGGAACAGGGCTTTGAATTTCAAGTAGCCACTTTCCGTTCCGAATCGGGCTACACCGATGGCCGGCATCCCGGCCAAGTCACTTTTGGTGATCCCGCCGCCGATGCCAGCCGCCGGGATTTTACCGTCAACGGACTCTATTACGATCCCGGCCAAAAGGTGCTGCATGATTGGGTGGGCGGCGAGGCGGATTTAAAAAGCCGGGTGCTGCGCGCCATCGGGAATCCTGCGGAACGCTTCGCGGAAGATCACCTGCGCCTGTTGCGGGCCGTGCGGCTGGCCGCCCAGCTTGGCTTCGAGATCGAGCCGGCCACGCTGGCGGCGGTAAAACAGAATCCCGAACGGGTGATGCGCGTCAGCGCCGAACGCATTCGCGATGAATTGCTGAAGCTGTTTTGCCCGCCGCACGCCGCGCGCGGATTGGATTTGTTGCGTGAAACCGGACTATTGGCGCATGTCCTGCCGGAAATCGCCGCCACCATTGAGTGCGCGCAAAGCCCGCAATATCATCCGGAAGGTTCCGTTTATAATCACATCCGCCTGATGCTCTCGAACTTGCCGGCTGAATGCCCGGCGATGCTGCCGTGGGCTGTGCTCCTGCATGATGTGGCCAAACCCGTGACCGCCACGCGGGATGAAGTCACCGGGCAGCATCACTTTTACACCCACGAAAAAGTGGGGGCGGAAATGACGGAAACCATCCTCCGCCGGCTCCGTTTCTCCAACCAGGAAATCGCCGATGTCAAAATCTGTGTCTATCATCACATGCAGTTCAAAGATGCCCGGGAAATGCGCAAATCCTCGCTCCGCCGCATGTTAATGCGCCCGACGTTTCCACTGGAACTCGAGTTGCATAAACTGGATTGCCTGGGCTCGCATCAAGGCCTTGAGCTTTACGACTTCTTGAAGACGCAGCAAGCTGAGCTGGCGCAACAACCGGAAGTGCTTCCGCCCCTGCTCACCGGTCACGACCTTCAGTCGCTCGGCCTCAAGCCCGGTCCGGCCATGGGCCGCGTAATGGCCGAGCTGCGGGAAAAACAATTGCAGGATGAATTGAAAACCGCCGAGGAAGCGCGGGCCTGGGTGCTGGCTCAAAAAACTACAGCAGCCTCGCTTTCACCGTGA